From Vitis vinifera cultivar Pinot Noir 40024 chromosome 3, ASM3070453v1, the proteins below share one genomic window:
- the LOC100241930 gene encoding methyl jasmonate esterase 1-like: MEARKKHMIFVSFLIFLVSSVYPMASEGRQANPVKHFVLVHGSCHGAWSWYKIVALLKSSGHKVTALDLAASGINPKQVGDLRSISWYFQPLRDFVESLPADERVVLVGHSLGGLAISQAMEKFPEKVSVAVFVTASMPGPTLNISTLNQESLRRQGPLLDSQFTYDNGPNNPPTTFSFGPLFLSLNVYQLSPTEVRTPFIKALQPKS, translated from the exons ATGGAAGCAAGGAAGAAgcatatgatttttgtttcctttctgatttttcttgtttcttcaGTGTATCCAATGGCATCAGAGGGGAGACAGGCTAATCCCGTCAAGCACTTTGTTCTAGTTCATGGGTCTTGCCATGGTGCCTGGTCTTGGTACAAGATTGTGGCACTACTAAAATCATCTGGCCACAAAGTTACTGCTCTGGACTTGGCTGCTTCTGGAATTAACCCAAAACAAGTGGGTGATCTGCGATCAATTTCTTGGTATTTCCAGCCACTGAGGGACTTCGTGGAGTCACTCCCTGCAGATGAGAGGGTGGTTCTCGTTGGACACAGCTTGGGTGGATTGGCCATTTCTCAGGCCATGGAGAAGTTCCCAGAAAAGGTTTCTGTAGCTGTTTTTGTTACTGCCTCAATGCCTGGTCCCACTCTCAACATTTCCACTCTCAATCAAGAG TCACTCAGGAGACAAGGTCCTCTACTAGACAGCCAGTTCACATATGATAATGGCCCCAACAATCCTCCCACCACTTTCAGCTTTGGCCCCTTGTTCTTATCACTGAATGTGTATCAGTTGAGCCCAACTGAGGTGAGAACTCCATTTATTAAGGCCTTACAACCAAAATCATGA